A stretch of the bacterium genome encodes the following:
- a CDS encoding diguanylate cyclase, whose translation MDSDELIADLKRRIADLESEIKEYKKSEEMLFRERELFEELAATVPDVLYRINMLTGKYEYLSPVLESMLGYPLSEPLQHPREFTLRVMHPDDRDRLSQEIQKHMADKKGDSEPLIVECRMVRSDGRILWIRDSMRFEWDGDQLMAANGIMSDITEQKVMEDELRSLSLTDELTGLYNRRAFHTLGEQQLRLARRLDKKVHVYFIDINNLKQINDQYGHFEGDKALFETAYILRSTYRESDIVARYGGDEFSVLTIQTQDVSNDNIEIRLDQAVDEFNKKSYTPTPFRSASGIAVLTPLRRYRWMNSWRGPTT comes from the coding sequence ATGGACAGTGATGAATTGATCGCGGATCTAAAAAGGCGGATCGCGGACCTCGAATCCGAGATCAAGGAATATAAAAAGAGCGAAGAAATGCTATTCCGGGAACGCGAGCTGTTCGAGGAGCTGGCGGCAACGGTGCCGGACGTGCTTTACCGCATCAACATGCTGACCGGCAAATATGAATACCTCTCACCGGTCCTGGAATCGATGCTCGGATATCCCCTGTCAGAACCCCTCCAGCATCCCCGGGAATTCACGCTGCGCGTGATGCATCCTGATGACCGCGACCGGCTATCGCAGGAAATACAAAAGCACATGGCTGATAAAAAGGGCGACTCTGAACCGCTGATCGTGGAATGCCGGATGGTGCGCTCTGACGGCCGGATCCTATGGATCCGTGATTCGATGAGGTTCGAGTGGGATGGAGACCAACTCATGGCAGCCAACGGTATCATGAGCGATATTACCGAGCAAAAGGTGATGGAGGACGAGCTCCGTTCACTATCCCTGACTGATGAGCTCACCGGGCTTTATAACCGCCGGGCTTTTCATACGCTTGGCGAGCAGCAACTGCGGCTGGCCCGGAGACTGGACAAAAAAGTCCATGTTTATTTTATTGATATAAACAACCTCAAGCAGATCAACGACCAGTACGGTCACTTTGAGGGCGACAAAGCGTTGTTCGAGACCGCTTATATCCTGCGCAGCACATATCGGGAATCGGATATTGTCGCCCGCTATGGAGGCGATGAATTTTCCGTGCTGACGATCCAGACACAGGATGTCAGCAATGATAATATTGAAATCCGGCTGGATCAGGCGGTCGATGAGTTTAACAAAAAAAGCTATACCCCTACCCCATTTCGCTCAGCATCGGGCATTGCTGTTTTGACCCCGCTTCGCCGGTATCGTTGGATGAACTCCTGGCGCGGGCCGACCACCTGA
- a CDS encoding C69 family dipeptidase, with amino-acid sequence MRDHFENTDYDMTKGVDAGAHGLPYRWRPLFWTIDSVQYGWERAISTQPTAYSFVSQSRSWLPDKIGGVYWYGLDDTYASCYIPFYCGNNTVPESFTRGDQKKFSRDCGWWVFNFVSNYSNLRYCYMIKDIQSVPGELESSFLQLQPSIEKTALALYRSDTTAMVDYLSNYSVIQAEMVVGKWRELGERLVTKYNDGYVQDENGERQYREYPESWLKEILRTRAEQFELGNIGSKDTLPCEEEIQDAE; translated from the coding sequence TTGCGGGATCATTTTGAAAATACAGACTATGACATGACCAAAGGTGTTGACGCCGGCGCGCACGGCCTTCCTTACCGCTGGCGGCCTCTATTCTGGACCATCGACAGCGTGCAGTATGGATGGGAACGTGCAATTTCGACCCAGCCGACCGCATATTCCTTCGTTTCGCAATCACGCTCGTGGCTGCCGGACAAAATCGGCGGCGTCTACTGGTACGGGCTGGACGATACATACGCCTCCTGTTATATTCCCTTTTACTGCGGTAATAACACCGTTCCTGAATCTTTCACCCGCGGAGATCAAAAAAAATTCTCCCGGGACTGCGGTTGGTGGGTTTTCAACTTTGTTTCCAATTACTCAAACCTTCGGTATTGTTACATGATAAAAGATATCCAATCGGTGCCAGGCGAGCTCGAAAGCAGCTTCCTTCAATTACAACCTTCCATTGAAAAAACCGCCCTGGCTCTGTATCGATCGGATACGACAGCAATGGTTGATTATCTTTCAAACTATTCCGTCATTCAGGCTGAAATGGTCGTAGGAAAATGGCGTGAACTTGGGGAACGCCTGGTAACCAAATACAATGACGGATATGTTCAGGATGAAAATGGCGAACGTCAGTACCGGGAATACCCGGAATCCTGGCTAAAAGAAATTTTGCGCACGCGTGCCGAACAGTTTGAACTCGGGAATATAGGATCTAAAGACACGCTGCCATGTGAAGAAGAGATACAGGATGCCGAATAG
- a CDS encoding prolyl oligopeptidase family serine peptidase — protein MIIKHLSISFIAIVALAVCSCSLPTMKNIEWIHWPKMYNPVSETLHGRVVVDEFRGLENFDDPVVQEWINWQNRISRKFLDGLPQRDYLRKRLTELRRYDDESTPDQVLVGDRIFYSVIKKDWERWAYYTKENENAGPELLLDPNQWGLKQLGAVYPSRDGKYLAYSVEEAGKENPVIKIMVVGTKEILRDSLAGWRQAGISWLPDNSGFYYTANPLKRTVPAGEENYWDAVYFHKLGTMASEDAKLFYHDKVKEYFHSAEVSEDGKYILFYRSQFYKNEVYLQKLGSDQPMIPVITFMDAEYSINVIDDKIVITTNWDAPKRRVMITDIDKPDRSSWTEIIPETEDNLEYINTIAGQLYAVYMHNAHTVIKIFTLEGKYVRDLPLPTFGTAAVWGYWSKSDIWVNFTSYTYPGTVFKYDFSRDTLVLFHRPPIDIDLSDYTVEQVWYQSKDGTLIPMFLVYRKSLKLNSNNGVYLTGYGGFNIPKNPSFSSGYAVWLESGGMIAIPGLRGGSEFGEEWHKAGMLNKKQNVFDDFIYAAKWLIGNKYTSTEKLGIAGGSNGGLLTGAALVQAPELFRAVYVGVPLLDMLRYHKFSYANIWAEEYGSADDSAQFECILKYSPYHNVTSNTIYPAVLFEASDNDPRCHPMHAMKTAAKMQAAQAGKEPILLLVRKHAGHSGGITLSESIDEQVDEWSFMMEELGLKAPNKK, from the coding sequence ATGATAATAAAGCATTTATCCATCAGCTTTATCGCGATCGTAGCGTTAGCGGTCTGTTCATGCAGTCTGCCAACTATGAAAAATATTGAGTGGATCCATTGGCCTAAAATGTACAATCCGGTCAGCGAAACTCTGCATGGCCGGGTTGTCGTCGACGAATTCCGGGGATTGGAAAATTTCGACGATCCGGTGGTCCAGGAATGGATTAATTGGCAAAACAGGATCTCAAGGAAGTTCCTTGACGGATTGCCGCAGAGGGATTATTTGAGGAAGAGGCTCACTGAGTTAAGGCGGTATGACGATGAATCAACGCCAGACCAGGTTCTTGTCGGTGACCGGATCTTTTATTCAGTCATTAAAAAAGACTGGGAGCGCTGGGCCTACTACACTAAAGAGAATGAAAATGCCGGTCCGGAGTTGCTGCTGGACCCCAACCAATGGGGATTGAAACAGCTGGGCGCGGTCTATCCATCGAGGGACGGTAAATACCTCGCTTACAGCGTGGAAGAGGCAGGCAAAGAAAACCCGGTGATAAAAATTATGGTCGTAGGAACGAAAGAGATCTTGCGCGACTCCCTTGCGGGCTGGCGCCAAGCCGGAATCTCGTGGCTGCCGGATAACTCCGGTTTTTACTATACTGCTAATCCTCTCAAGAGAACTGTCCCTGCTGGTGAGGAAAATTACTGGGACGCGGTCTATTTCCATAAACTGGGGACGATGGCAAGCGAGGATGCCAAGCTGTTTTATCATGATAAGGTCAAGGAGTATTTTCACTCTGCCGAAGTCAGCGAGGACGGAAAATATATCCTGTTCTACCGCTCACAGTTCTATAAGAACGAGGTGTATCTGCAAAAGCTCGGGTCAGACCAGCCTATGATACCGGTTATAACGTTTATGGACGCTGAATACTCGATAAATGTAATCGATGATAAGATTGTCATTACTACGAACTGGGACGCTCCCAAACGCCGGGTTATGATAACTGACATTGACAAACCTGATCGGTCAAGCTGGACCGAGATCATTCCGGAGACCGAAGATAACCTTGAATACATCAATACAATCGCCGGTCAGCTATATGCGGTTTATATGCATAATGCGCATACGGTTATCAAGATCTTCACGCTTGAAGGAAAATACGTCAGAGACCTTCCTTTGCCCACGTTCGGTACCGCCGCGGTGTGGGGATACTGGTCAAAATCCGATATATGGGTTAATTTTACTTCATATACATATCCCGGGACGGTTTTTAAATATGACTTCAGCCGGGACACGCTCGTCCTTTTTCACCGGCCGCCGATCGATATTGACCTTTCCGACTACACTGTGGAACAGGTGTGGTACCAATCGAAAGACGGCACTTTGATCCCGATGTTCCTTGTTTATCGCAAGAGCTTGAAACTAAACAGCAATAATGGGGTGTATCTGACCGGCTACGGGGGATTCAATATTCCTAAGAATCCGTCTTTTTCTTCAGGCTACGCGGTCTGGCTGGAATCGGGCGGCATGATCGCGATACCCGGTCTGCGGGGCGGTAGTGAGTTCGGCGAGGAATGGCACAAAGCGGGCATGCTTAATAAAAAACAAAACGTGTTTGACGATTTTATATACGCCGCGAAATGGCTCATAGGCAACAAATATACAAGCACGGAAAAACTGGGCATTGCCGGCGGCAGCAACGGCGGTCTGCTCACTGGTGCGGCCCTTGTGCAGGCACCAGAGCTTTTCAGAGCAGTCTACGTTGGCGTACCCCTACTGGACATGTTGCGCTACCACAAATTCAGCTACGCAAACATCTGGGCCGAAGAGTACGGCAGTGCGGATGATTCCGCGCAGTTTGAATGCATATTGAAATATTCTCCTTACCATAATGTCACGTCGAATACGATCTATCCAGCTGTGCTGTTCGAGGCGAGCGATAACGACCCCAGGTGCCATCCCATGCATGCCATGAAAACGGCGGCAAAGATGCAGGCGGCACAAGCGGGTAAGGAGCCTATTTTGCTTTTGGTGCGCAAACACGCCGGCCACAGCGGCGGCATTACCCTGTCCGAGAGCATCGATGAGCAGGTGGATGAGTGGTCGTTCATGATGGAAGAGCTGGGTCTGAAAGCACCCAATAAAAAATAG
- the msrA gene encoding peptide-methionine (S)-S-oxide reductase MsrA has translation MGSLAIATFAGGCFWCVVPAFKNLDGVIDVKSGYTGGFVENPTYEQVCSETTGHYEAVQITYDPAKVSYDQLLTVFWQQIDPTDADGQFSDKGPQYRTAIFYHDENQLKQAVASRDALKKSGWFKKPIRTEIKPFKVFYPAEEYHQDFYQKNPARYETYKLLSGRKRFIEKFQQDNGTETYSVPLKKELKKKLTSVRYKVTQENATEPPFFNEFWNNKREGIYVDVVSGEPLFSSRDKFDSECGWPSFTSPIEPENIMEKQDTTQGMTRTEVRSAHANSHLGHVFYDGPAPTGMRYCINSASLRFIPKEAMEKEGYGKYLKIFE, from the coding sequence TTGGGATCACTTGCAATTGCGACATTTGCCGGCGGCTGTTTCTGGTGCGTAGTGCCGGCCTTTAAGAACTTGGACGGCGTCATCGACGTTAAGTCTGGATACACGGGCGGGTTTGTAGAGAACCCGACCTATGAGCAGGTATGTTCTGAAACGACCGGGCATTATGAAGCAGTACAGATCACATATGATCCGGCTAAGGTATCCTATGATCAGCTGCTGACGGTATTCTGGCAGCAGATCGATCCGACCGATGCTGACGGACAGTTCAGCGACAAGGGACCCCAATACCGGACCGCGATATTTTACCACGATGAAAACCAGCTTAAGCAGGCCGTTGCATCGAGGGATGCACTTAAGAAATCAGGATGGTTCAAAAAGCCGATAAGGACCGAGATCAAGCCCTTCAAGGTCTTTTACCCGGCGGAAGAATACCATCAGGATTTTTATCAAAAAAACCCGGCGCGTTATGAAACCTACAAGCTCCTGTCCGGTAGAAAACGGTTTATTGAAAAATTTCAGCAGGACAATGGCACCGAAACGTACAGTGTGCCGCTCAAAAAGGAACTTAAGAAAAAACTCACTTCTGTGCGGTATAAGGTCACGCAAGAAAACGCGACCGAACCGCCTTTTTTCAATGAATTCTGGAACAACAAGCGTGAAGGGATATATGTCGACGTGGTATCGGGCGAGCCCTTGTTCAGTTCTCGCGACAAATTCGATTCCGAATGCGGCTGGCCCAGTTTCACGAGCCCGATCGAACCTGAAAACATTATGGAAAAACAAGATACGACTCAGGGCATGACGCGGACAGAGGTGAGAAGCGCACACGCCAATTCTCACCTGGGCCATGTTTTTTACGACGGACCGGCACCGACTGGCATGCGCTATTGCATAAACTCGGCTTCGCTTCGTTTTATACCCAAAGAAGCCATGGAAAAAGAAGGATACGGCAAATACCTCAAAATATTTGAATAA
- a CDS encoding sodium-translocating pyrophosphatase: MDILSLGSRHGLNGFEQLAIIGVLVTAFISLLYAWLLRGTVLKKDKGTPKMQEVWDAIRIGADSYLNRQLRSILPSIALMCVALFFSVYIARPTYEAVEEFGQAAQIVIAIGRTLAFIVGATFSVLVGQLGMRMAIQANVRAASAAKRSFNESLSIAYYAGTITGMLTDGLGLLGGTVIFIIFGKAAPDALLGFGFGGTLIALFMRVGGGIYTKAADVGADLVGKVEKDIPEDDPRNAAVIADQVGDNVGDCAGMAADIFESYEVTIVSALILGIALVQLDPSHSLKWIVYPLIIRGIGVISSILGTFAVPIWERFPLKFLRAKDAEAAMFRSYEVSSVNTVLWSFLVATLYAGDWRLAMLTTIGVGLAVAFNPLTSYFTSTKHTPVKEIVKSTRAGPATTILSGLSVGMESSVWALLVIALSFVFALLLYGGSTNATYVLYAVAMIGIGMLSHTGNNVAMDSYGPISDNANGIAEMAWHDLDDQETRKARQILADLDAVGNTTKAITKGVAIASAVIAAVSLFSSYITDIGRVQAQLGFKLDQIISSIRVSNTKVFVGMLLGGALPWLFSALSIRAVSRAASQIVEEVRHQFRIPGIMEGTVKPDYARVVGISTRSAQKELIPLAAIAVLLPIVVGLVLQVEALGGFLAGVILSGQLLAVFMANSGGAWDNAKKSIEDEKRDLKANTGKGSERHKASVVGDTVGDPLKDTAGPALNPMIKVVNLVSLLIAPLLVSADLHKWYVWVIIVILLAAMIWAISKSSRSPKEKTESK, encoded by the coding sequence ATGGACATTCTGAGTCTTGGATCAAGGCACGGGCTTAATGGTTTTGAACAGCTCGCGATCATTGGCGTGCTCGTCACCGCGTTTATCAGTCTGTTATACGCGTGGCTGCTGCGGGGCACGGTCTTGAAAAAGGATAAAGGCACACCAAAAATGCAGGAGGTCTGGGACGCGATACGCATCGGCGCCGACAGCTATCTTAACCGGCAGCTGCGGTCGATATTGCCATCGATCGCATTGATGTGCGTTGCATTGTTCTTCAGCGTCTACATTGCCAGGCCGACATACGAGGCGGTCGAGGAATTCGGCCAAGCCGCCCAGATCGTGATCGCCATTGGCAGGACCCTGGCTTTTATCGTGGGAGCGACATTCTCGGTCCTGGTCGGCCAGCTGGGCATGCGCATGGCAATCCAGGCCAATGTTCGGGCTGCGTCAGCCGCAAAACGCAGTTTCAACGAGTCATTATCGATCGCCTACTACGCCGGGACTATTACCGGCATGCTGACCGACGGGCTGGGTTTGCTCGGCGGCACGGTCATTTTCATTATTTTCGGCAAAGCCGCACCCGACGCCCTGCTGGGATTCGGTTTTGGCGGGACCCTGATCGCGTTGTTCATGAGGGTCGGCGGGGGGATCTATACCAAGGCAGCGGATGTCGGCGCTGATCTTGTCGGTAAGGTAGAGAAAGATATCCCGGAAGACGACCCGCGCAACGCGGCGGTGATCGCAGACCAGGTCGGTGACAATGTCGGCGATTGTGCCGGTATGGCCGCCGATATCTTTGAAAGTTATGAGGTCACGATCGTTTCGGCTCTGATCCTGGGTATCGCACTGGTCCAGCTGGATCCCAGCCATAGCCTGAAATGGATCGTCTATCCCCTGATCATCCGCGGTATCGGCGTCATCAGTTCGATCCTGGGAACGTTCGCGGTTCCGATCTGGGAAAGATTCCCGTTGAAGTTTCTGAGAGCAAAGGACGCGGAAGCGGCTATGTTCCGCTCCTACGAAGTCTCAAGCGTAAACACAGTTCTCTGGTCTTTTTTGGTCGCGACATTGTATGCCGGTGACTGGCGGCTTGCCATGCTCACGACCATCGGTGTGGGTCTGGCAGTGGCCTTCAATCCCCTGACGTCGTACTTTACTTCCACCAAACACACGCCGGTCAAAGAGATCGTGAAATCGACGCGCGCGGGCCCGGCGACGACCATCCTTTCCGGGCTTTCCGTCGGTATGGAATCAAGCGTCTGGGCATTGCTGGTCATTGCCCTATCATTCGTTTTTGCGCTGTTGTTGTACGGCGGTTCGACCAATGCCACCTACGTGCTGTACGCCGTTGCCATGATCGGCATCGGAATGCTCAGCCATACCGGCAACAATGTTGCCATGGATTCTTATGGTCCGATCTCCGACAATGCCAACGGGATCGCCGAGATGGCATGGCATGATCTGGACGATCAGGAGACGCGAAAAGCCAGACAGATTCTAGCAGACCTCGACGCCGTCGGCAACACCACAAAAGCGATTACCAAGGGAGTCGCGATCGCGTCGGCGGTGATCGCAGCGGTGAGCTTGTTTTCGTCGTACATTACGGATATCGGCAGGGTTCAGGCACAGCTGGGCTTCAAGCTTGACCAGATCATCTCGTCCATCCGCGTCTCCAATACCAAGGTTTTTGTCGGCATGCTGCTCGGCGGTGCTTTGCCATGGTTATTCAGCGCGCTATCGATCCGCGCTGTATCCAGGGCTGCCAGCCAGATCGTGGAAGAGGTCCGTCATCAGTTCCGCATTCCCGGCATCATGGAAGGAACGGTGAAACCGGATTACGCCCGCGTGGTCGGGATATCGACTCGGTCCGCACAGAAGGAATTGATACCGCTGGCTGCGATCGCAGTGCTGCTGCCCATCGTAGTAGGGTTGGTGCTTCAGGTCGAAGCGCTGGGCGGGTTCCTCGCGGGTGTCATACTGAGCGGACAGCTGCTTGCCGTTTTCATGGCCAACAGCGGTGGCGCGTGGGACAACGCGAAAAAGAGCATCGAAGATGAAAAGCGCGACCTCAAAGCCAACACGGGCAAAGGCAGCGAACGGCACAAAGCCAGCGTGGTCGGAGATACGGTCGGTGATCCGCTCAAAGACACGGCCGGCCCGGCGCTCAATCCAATGATCAAGGTCGTGAACCTGGTCAGTCTGCTGATCGCACCGCTCCTGGTGTCTGCCGACTTGCACAAGTGGTATGTCTGGGTTATCATCGTAATATTGCTTGCTGCCATGATCTGGGCGATCTCGAAGAGCAGCCGCTCGCCAAAGGAAAAGACTGAAAGTAAATAG
- a CDS encoding helix-turn-helix domain-containing protein → MSEAQARIYVALLEKRELSAMEIHEQTHVPRSKVYEITRNMMLKGMCIEKTMGRNKKYQAVEPQRAFNNIIAEQDRILQEKKDIASSISKMFSPLYSQGMQNVNVFEYVEIIRDMASIHERYVSLLKNTRHEQLGFVKPPFSYQVRRKLQEQENTELEILKKGVMVRVLYEYSSRDLGELYEHVKKCTTAGERARVVEKLPIKMYVFDRRYVLMALPNRRSATSPLTMLVIDNPALANALKILFDHLWEGAYEYQFIKSLIDKKK, encoded by the coding sequence ATATCCGAGGCACAGGCGCGGATCTATGTCGCTCTGCTCGAAAAACGGGAATTGAGCGCGATGGAGATCCATGAGCAGACCCACGTGCCCCGGTCCAAGGTCTACGAGATAACCCGGAACATGATGCTCAAGGGCATGTGCATCGAAAAGACCATGGGCCGGAACAAAAAGTACCAGGCGGTCGAACCGCAGCGCGCGTTCAACAATATCATCGCGGAGCAGGACCGCATACTGCAGGAGAAAAAGGACATAGCAAGTTCGATCAGCAAGATGTTCAGCCCGCTGTACAGCCAGGGAATGCAAAACGTCAACGTCTTTGAATATGTCGAGATCATCAGGGATATGGCTTCGATCCACGAGCGGTATGTGAGCCTGCTGAAGAATACGCGCCATGAGCAGCTCGGTTTTGTTAAACCGCCGTTCTCTTACCAGGTCAGGCGCAAGCTTCAAGAACAGGAGAATACCGAGCTTGAGATTCTGAAAAAGGGTGTGATGGTCCGCGTGTTGTACGAATATTCAAGCCGGGACCTGGGGGAATTGTACGAACATGTCAAGAAATGCACGACTGCTGGAGAACGGGCAAGGGTTGTGGAGAAACTGCCGATCAAGATGTACGTCTTTGACCGGCGGTATGTGCTGATGGCACTGCCCAACCGGCGCTCCGCCACCTCGCCTTTGACCATGCTGGTGATCGACAATCCGGCACTTGCCAACGCCTTGAAGATATTATTCGACCATCTCTGGGAAGGCGCGTATGAATACCAGTTCATAAAGTCATTGATCGACAAGAAGAAATAA